A region of Periophthalmus magnuspinnatus isolate fPerMag1 chromosome 13, fPerMag1.2.pri, whole genome shotgun sequence DNA encodes the following proteins:
- the opa3 gene encoding optic atrophy 3 protein homolog: MVVGAFPIAKLLYLGVRQMSKPVANRIKAGARRSEFFKTYICLPPAQLYHWIEMRTKMRIMGFRGATIKPLNEESAAELGAELLGEAIIFLIGGGCMVLEYSRQAANSRRKEDELNATITSLQTQLAELTLTTETLDAQLREVNRQLLSFPLPSKK; this comes from the exons ATGGTTGTCGGTGCCTTCCCCATCGCCAAGCTCCTCTACCTTGGTGTAAGACAGATGAGCAAACCTGTGGCAAACCGTATCAAGGCTGGAGCTCGAAGAAGCGAATTCTTTAAAACTTACATCTGTCTACCGCCGGCACAAT tgtacCATTGGATTGAGATGCGAACAAAGATGCGAATCATGGGCTTTCGAGGTGCAACTATTAAACCGCTGAATGAGGAATCAGCTGCAGAACTTGGTGCAGAATTACTGGGAGAAGCAATCATCTTTCTTATTGGAGGTGGTTGTATGGTACTTGAATACAGCAGACAAGCTGCTAACTCACGTCGCAAAGAAGACGAGCTGAATGCTACAATCACAAGCTTACAGACTCAACTTGCAGAACTGACTTTAACCACAGAGACACTAGATGCCCAGTTACGAGAAGTCAATCGACAACTGTTGTCTTTCCCACTCCCTTCTAAAAAGTGA